The proteins below come from a single Candidatus Bathyarchaeota archaeon genomic window:
- a CDS encoding DUF1801 domain-containing protein, which yields MKTQIQTVDEYIAFFPEKTQVPLRQIRQTIRKAAPEAEETISYQMPAYRQNGILVYFAAFKSHIGFFPTPEGVEAFKEKLQAYKTSKGAIRFPLSEPLPLELIGEIVRFRVKQNLKVNI from the coding sequence ATGAAAACTCAAATCCAGACAGTCGATGAATACATCGCTTTCTTTCCAGAGAAAACACAAGTTCCCCTGCGGCAGATACGCCAGACCATCCGAAAGGCCGCACCCGAAGCGGAGGAAACCATCAGCTACCAGATGCCCGCTTACCGCCAAAACGGCATCCTCGTCTACTTCGCCGCCTTCAAGAGTCACATCGGCTTTTTCCCCACCCCAGAGGGCGTAGAAGCCTTCAAAGAGAAGCTGCAGGCATACAAAACCAGCAAAGGAGCCATCCGCTTCCCCCTCTCTGAGCCGCTGCCGCTGGAGCTGATAGGGGAAATCGTGCGGTTCCGCGTCAAGCAGAACCTCAAAGTGAATATTTAA
- a CDS encoding type II toxin-antitoxin system VapC family toxin produces MRFLDANIFVYAYYKAKKPLSQKEQAMKEQAQNIIRSVSEGKEEITTTVVQLSEVVNILKHGMPKDSLTRVILGLFMLDNVKIVDVTRDGYFAAVELSEDYSFDPNDALALDVMRQNGIAEVYSFDDHFSKIEGIKRLPVV; encoded by the coding sequence ATGAGGTTCCTAGACGCCAACATCTTTGTCTACGCCTACTATAAGGCCAAAAAGCCGCTTAGCCAAAAAGAACAAGCCATGAAAGAACAGGCCCAAAACATAATTCGCTCTGTCTCTGAGGGCAAAGAAGAAATCACAACCACCGTCGTTCAACTGTCCGAAGTTGTAAACATCCTAAAACATGGTATGCCCAAAGACTCTTTGACACGGGTAATTCTGGGACTCTTCATGCTTGACAACGTCAAAATCGTGGATGTAACACGCGACGGCTATTTTGCTGCTGTCGAGTTAAGTGAGGATTACAGTTTTGACCCCAACGACGCGTTAGCCTTGGATGTGATGCGCCAAAACGGTATTGCGGAAGTTTACTCCTTTGACGATCACTTTAGCAAGATAGAGGGAATAAAAAGATTACCAGTGGTATAA
- a CDS encoding MraZ N-terminal domain containing protein, whose product MESGVEVKKLDQQGRIILPADWRESEVNETKEVYVVKRKGCLKLIPKRKVNLTEFFDKADLGVDSIGNWTEFEKKNAGRHP is encoded by the coding sequence TTGGAATCTGGTGTTGAAGTCAAAAAACTGGATCAACAAGGCCGAATCATCCTACCCGCTGACTGGCGCGAATCCGAAGTTAACGAAACCAAAGAAGTCTACGTTGTAAAACGAAAAGGCTGCCTAAAACTGATTCCCAAACGCAAAGTTAACTTAACCGAGTTCTTCGACAAAGCAGACTTAGGCGTCGATTCCATTGGCAACTGGACAGAGTTTGAAAAGAAAAACGCTGGCAGACACCCATGA
- a CDS encoding ABC transporter ATP-binding protein: MKLSVKNVAFTYESSEILQDVTFDVTEGNLFGILGPNGSGKSTLLKCIDLLLKPKKGSILLNEANLFLSDRREIAKQIGLVPQKENSLYPFSVFETILMGRTPYIERLGGETSTDLKAVEEAMQQMGIEHLSERPVTELSGGEMQRVIIARALTQEPQILLLDEPTLHLDVNHQLDLLSLIQKLTREKKLITVLVTHELNFASRYCDKLLLLHCGKIYAAGTPKEVLTPENILQVFKVKTEIEYNKSANYHNIILLSSTTH; encoded by the coding sequence TTGAAGCTAAGCGTAAAAAATGTGGCTTTCACTTATGAAAGTAGCGAAATCCTCCAAGATGTGACGTTCGACGTAACAGAAGGCAACTTGTTTGGGATACTTGGACCTAACGGTTCAGGAAAAAGCACGTTGCTCAAATGCATCGATCTTTTGCTTAAACCAAAAAAGGGATCAATTCTTCTCAATGAAGCGAATCTTTTCTTAAGTGATAGGCGAGAAATTGCAAAGCAGATTGGTCTTGTGCCCCAGAAAGAAAACTCGCTCTACCCATTTAGTGTATTTGAAACTATACTGATGGGGCGAACCCCATACATTGAAAGGTTAGGCGGAGAAACCTCGACGGATTTGAAAGCGGTAGAAGAAGCAATGCAGCAGATGGGCATAGAGCACTTATCAGAAAGACCAGTGACTGAATTAAGCGGGGGCGAGATGCAACGTGTAATCATCGCGCGTGCACTTACTCAAGAACCGCAAATTCTTCTTCTTGATGAACCTACATTGCACTTAGATGTCAATCATCAATTGGACCTGCTGTCGTTGATTCAAAAGTTGACCCGCGAAAAAAAACTGATCACCGTGTTGGTTACGCATGAACTTAATTTCGCTTCAAGATATTGCGATAAATTGCTTCTATTGCACTGTGGCAAAATCTATGCGGCAGGCACCCCAAAAGAGGTCTTGACGCCTGAGAATATTTTACAGGTTTTTAAAGTAAAAACAGAAATCGAATATAACAAGTCTGCAAACTATCATAATATTATTCTTCTTTCATCGACCACACACTGA
- a CDS encoding iron chelate uptake ABC transporter family permease subunit, translated as MTLNGRQKYLNTRHKQSATIILLCIILFVVIIGTIGIGIADVSIDSAAKIVLSKIPGISNLIEPNWTPTQEAIILTVRLPRILLGVAVGFALAAAGCILQGLFRNPIAGPYFLGISSGASFGAAMAIVLNIVVFGTFTLTIMAFLFALLTTLLVYVISRKKGKLSINTVLLVGMAINLFFASLVSLLMYIADEQLRAIVFWTIGGLWSATWTDFYTILPMVAIGFVVAMIFSFDLNVFLSGEEQALSLGINVSNVTKILLFTASLITAAAVSVSGCIGFVGLVGPHITRRLVGPDNRVLLPASGLCGAILIVLADTLARTITYPVEVPVGVIMGLVGAPFFVSIILQKDRKVA; from the coding sequence ATGACTCTTAATGGTAGACAGAAATATCTGAATACACGTCATAAGCAATCAGCAACAATAATCCTTTTATGCATAATTTTGTTCGTGGTGATAATCGGGACAATCGGTATAGGAATTGCTGATGTGTCCATCGATAGCGCCGCAAAAATCGTTTTGAGCAAAATTCCCGGTATCTCAAACTTAATAGAGCCGAATTGGACACCAACTCAAGAAGCCATAATTCTAACTGTCCGGTTGCCCAGGATACTGCTGGGTGTAGCGGTCGGTTTTGCGTTAGCTGCTGCAGGCTGCATCCTTCAGGGTTTATTCAGAAATCCAATAGCGGGACCCTACTTTTTGGGGATATCGTCTGGCGCATCTTTTGGCGCTGCAATGGCAATTGTATTGAACATTGTTGTGTTTGGAACTTTTACGTTAACTATTATGGCTTTTCTTTTTGCGTTACTAACTACTCTTCTGGTTTACGTGATTTCTCGGAAAAAAGGAAAATTGAGCATCAACACGGTACTGCTTGTGGGCATGGCGATTAACCTGTTTTTTGCATCCCTTGTCTCCTTGCTGATGTATATAGCAGATGAACAGTTGCGCGCAATAGTTTTTTGGACAATTGGCGGGTTATGGTCTGCAACATGGACCGACTTTTATACAATCTTGCCAATGGTTGCCATAGGATTCGTTGTGGCAATGATTTTTAGTTTTGATCTCAACGTTTTTCTAAGCGGGGAAGAACAGGCGCTGAGTTTAGGCATAAACGTTTCAAATGTAACCAAAATACTGCTGTTCACCGCTTCGTTAATTACCGCTGCAGCGGTTTCTGTAAGTGGCTGTATAGGGTTTGTAGGTTTAGTAGGACCACATATTACACGCAGACTAGTTGGACCTGACAATAGGGTTTTGTTGCCTGCATCAGGGTTATGCGGCGCAATTCTGATTGTGTTAGCAGATACATTAGCCCGAACAATAACCTACCCTGTAGAAGTGCCCGTAGGAGTAATAATGGGCCTTGTGGGCGCACCCTTCTTCGTCTCAATAATACTTCAAAAAGACAGAAAGGTGGCTTAA
- a CDS encoding coproporphyrinogen III oxidase family protein: MQANPKLPYKRRIKGAFFPLYPLEPFTSSPIQQTKKTSCIDKLLETKNQFPENPSAIYIHIPFCDSFCSFCAIPKIFKLDKHIEAYLTALTNELTEYAKSPYICSTKFGALYIGGGTPTVLNEKQLCNLVIHSKGIFDLLPNAEITLEGCTHNYDEKKLNSTKNAGVNRISFGVQTFNDSIRRLLNLTDTKKQVISRINSAHQIGFTNIDIDLMYNLPGQTVEDFGEDVQTAIDLEIESISFFALHIEPHTRLQTQIQSGNLSVGKPAMEVAMYQKAVELLTKAGYIQESIIAKFTRPTAKCIYEQLRVSPMDCLALGVSSNGNLGNLVYRNTGETHTYMEMIKGNKRPITEVVELSPQEEIRRYLSRGFALQKIDKRDFQQRFGVSPEQALPKVFNRLLNKKLIAVNNDTIELTDLGSEWGQNVCVEFCSEKWKHSLLRFNNDS, translated from the coding sequence TTGCAGGCTAACCCTAAACTGCCCTACAAGCGCCGAATTAAAGGCGCATTTTTTCCTTTATATCCCCTAGAACCATTCACTTCCTCACCTATTCAACAAACAAAAAAAACCTCTTGCATTGACAAACTACTTGAAACCAAAAACCAATTTCCAGAAAACCCATCTGCAATATACATTCACATACCCTTTTGTGATTCTTTCTGTTCATTTTGCGCTATCCCAAAAATTTTCAAACTTGACAAACATATTGAAGCTTACCTGACAGCATTAACAAACGAGTTAACTGAATACGCGAAGTCTCCCTATATTTGTTCAACCAAATTTGGTGCACTTTACATTGGGGGAGGTACACCGACAGTTCTGAATGAAAAGCAATTATGCAATTTAGTGATCCACTCAAAGGGCATTTTCGATCTTTTACCAAACGCAGAAATAACCCTTGAAGGATGCACGCATAATTATGATGAAAAAAAGCTTAATTCTACCAAAAATGCCGGAGTTAACAGAATTAGTTTTGGTGTTCAAACATTCAACGATTCAATTCGGCGCCTGCTAAATCTAACCGATACAAAAAAACAAGTTATTTCAAGGATAAACTCTGCCCATCAAATCGGTTTCACGAACATCGACATAGATTTAATGTATAATCTACCCGGTCAAACAGTTGAGGACTTTGGGGAAGATGTTCAAACAGCTATAGATTTAGAAATTGAAAGCATCAGCTTCTTTGCACTTCACATTGAACCTCATACTCGCCTACAAACGCAAATTCAATCCGGTAACCTAAGTGTGGGCAAACCTGCGATGGAGGTGGCAATGTATCAAAAGGCCGTCGAATTACTAACCAAAGCAGGATACATTCAAGAATCAATAATTGCCAAGTTTACCCGACCCACAGCTAAATGCATCTACGAGCAACTGCGAGTAAGCCCTATGGATTGTCTTGCTTTGGGGGTTTCGAGCAATGGAAATCTAGGCAACTTGGTTTACCGCAATACGGGTGAAACCCACACTTACATGGAAATGATAAAGGGAAACAAACGTCCCATTACTGAAGTAGTGGAGTTGTCTCCGCAAGAAGAGATACGGAGGTACCTATCTAGAGGGTTTGCCTTACAGAAGATCGATAAAAGGGATTTTCAACAGAGATTCGGTGTTTCTCCGGAACAGGCATTACCTAAAGTTTTCAACCGATTACTGAACAAGAAATTGATTGCTGTTAACAACGATACAATAGAGTTAACTGATCTTGGCTCGGAATGGGGACAAAATGTATGCGTTGAGTTCTGTTCAGAAAAATGGAAACATAGCTTACTGAGGTTTAACAATGACTCTTAA
- a CDS encoding ABC transporter substrate-binding protein has product MKKNVLYLTVILLIAITFGSSYALFAALNSTVNAHSEGLTVVDAAGRVVEIPQTPKRTIALQPGMAEILCAIGCGDTIVGKDFTAVHYTPEVWKVIGNLPDVGYMWEVNIEQIVALKPDIIFTLPLFPEVTQSIEEKGITIVTLDTKTLYDITKNIQQIGLIMDKTDKANQLASDLETQFNEVKSLTENLSSDERPTVYFESSLQGEMVSVGQEAMQNQMISWAGGINIYGDSAIRFPVVSAEYVLDKNPDVIILDALNKEEYGTTVETIKERPGWSNINAVKNDRIYVIEFYKYGWGPSVADGVDAFAKWCHPELFGV; this is encoded by the coding sequence ATGAAAAAAAATGTACTTTACCTAACCGTCATTCTTTTGATAGCCATAACATTTGGAAGTAGCTACGCGCTATTTGCAGCGCTAAACTCAACAGTAAATGCCCACTCGGAAGGGTTAACAGTAGTGGATGCTGCTGGAAGAGTTGTAGAAATACCCCAAACACCCAAACGCACAATCGCATTGCAGCCTGGAATGGCCGAAATCCTATGTGCAATAGGATGCGGAGACACCATAGTAGGGAAAGATTTCACAGCAGTACATTATACCCCTGAAGTCTGGAAAGTAATAGGAAATTTACCCGATGTGGGTTACATGTGGGAAGTTAACATAGAGCAAATAGTCGCTTTAAAACCCGATATAATTTTTACACTCCCGCTGTTCCCTGAAGTAACACAATCCATCGAAGAAAAAGGAATAACCATCGTAACCCTCGACACAAAGACCCTCTATGACATTACCAAAAACATTCAACAGATTGGCTTAATCATGGATAAAACAGACAAGGCAAACCAGCTTGCTTCAGATCTTGAAACACAATTCAACGAGGTCAAATCGTTAACAGAAAACCTCAGTTCAGACGAACGCCCAACAGTCTATTTTGAAAGTTCACTGCAAGGAGAAATGGTAAGCGTAGGCCAGGAAGCAATGCAGAATCAAATGATTTCTTGGGCAGGCGGCATAAACATTTACGGTGATAGCGCGATTCGTTTCCCAGTTGTTAGCGCAGAATATGTACTTGACAAAAATCCTGATGTCATAATCCTCGACGCCCTAAACAAAGAAGAATACGGAACAACGGTCGAAACAATAAAAGAGCGACCCGGCTGGAGCAACATAAACGCAGTAAAGAACGACCGTATCTATGTAATCGAATTCTACAAATACGGTTGGGGCCCCTCGGTAGCAGACGGTGTAGATGCCTTCGCTAAATGGTGTCATCCTGAACTCTTCGGGGTTTAA
- a CDS encoding molybdopterin dinucleotide-binding protein, giving the protein MVEQKIRATLITGRTIDQGVGKELGKGSKEYYDSAAVCFLDKADIVKLGLKGGAKVRVTSKFGSVVVKAKKFPNTMTNMVFMPCGLWANAVTGDDTYSMGMPLFKGFPVEVEPAPNEAVLTLDELLLKQFGKKGITNE; this is encoded by the coding sequence ATGGTGGAGCAAAAAATACGGGCAACCCTCATTACTGGAAGAACTATCGATCAGGGTGTAGGAAAGGAACTGGGCAAGGGCTCAAAAGAATACTACGATAGCGCCGCAGTATGTTTTCTAGACAAAGCCGACATCGTCAAGCTCGGCTTGAAGGGCGGAGCAAAAGTTCGAGTGACCTCCAAATTCGGCTCGGTGGTTGTTAAAGCCAAAAAGTTCCCCAACACGATGACTAACATGGTTTTCATGCCCTGTGGCCTTTGGGCTAACGCAGTAACCGGCGACGACACCTACAGCATGGGTATGCCCCTCTTCAAAGGATTCCCCGTTGAAGTGGAACCAGCGCCCAACGAAGCGGTCTTGACCTTAGATGAGCTTTTACTCAAACAATTCGGAAAGAAGGGAATAACTAATGAGTAA